The nucleotide window GCTTTGCCGGCGTCTTGCGCAAGCTTGGCGTAAAAAAAGGTGACCGCGTTACCATCTACTTGCCGATGATTCCCGAACTGGCTTTTGCAGTCCTGGCTTGTGCACGCATTGGCGCAGTTCATTCCGTGATCTTTGCTGGCTTTTCTCCCCACGCAATCGCCAATCGCATTGAAAATTGCAAAAGCGATTTTGTGATTACCGCCGATGAAGGAGTGCGTGGCGCTAAGCATATTCCACTGAAAGCGAACGTCGATGAGGCTCTGCAAGATGGCCCAACTGTTCGGTGTGTGCTCGTGCTTCGACACACCATGGCTGATATCTCTTGGTTTGAAGAACGCGATCGCGATTTTGAAACACTTGCCCAAGAATCCGTGCCCTACACGGATTGCGAGGCCATGGACGCTGAGGATCCGCTGTTTATTTTATATACCTCTGGTTCGACCGGCTCTCCCAAAGGCGTGGTTCATACCACCGGGGGATACTTAGTTCATGCATCGCTTACTCATCAGTATGTTTTCGATTGCAAAGAAAACGACATCTATTGGTGCACAGCTGACATTGGCTGGATTACTGGTCACAGCTATATTCTATACGGACCGCTCGCCAATGGCTGCACAACATTAATGTTTGAAGGGGTTCCGACCCATCCCACGCCCTCACGTTTTTGGGAGATATGCGATAAATATTCAGTCAGTATTTTTTACACCGCCCCGACTGCGATTCGCGCGTTGATGCGTCTCGGGGATCACGCTGTTGAGCATTGCAAACTCGATTCGCTACGTTTATTGGGAAGTGTGGGTGAGCCAATCAATCCCGAAGCCTGGGAATGGTACCATCGCGTTGTTGGCAAAGGGCGTTGCCCCATTGTCGATACCTGGTGGCAAACCGAAACCGGTGGCATACTAATCACGCCATTGCCTGGAGCTCACGCACTTAAACCCGGCTCAGCGGGACGGCCTTTTTTCGGAGTCAAACCAGCGTTGGTCTCTAAAGACGGCAACATAGTTGAAGGCGAAGGCAAAGGTGATTTGGTATTGCTTGATAGTTGGCCGGGGCAGACCCGAGGAATCTACGGCAACC belongs to Myxococcales bacterium and includes:
- the acs gene encoding acetate--CoA ligase gives rise to the protein MAAGRRVEVSEDWSKQAWIDKATYEKLYQHSIDNPEDFWAEQAKRLDWIQTWSKVKDIRYDLPIHIRWFEGGKLNACYNCIDRHLPDRANKTAIIWEGDENHQQRIISYQELHDEVCRFAGVLRKLGVKKGDRVTIYLPMIPELAFAVLACARIGAVHSVIFAGFSPHAIANRIENCKSDFVITADEGVRGAKHIPLKANVDEALQDGPTVRCVLVLRHTMADISWFEERDRDFETLAQESVPYTDCEAMDAEDPLFILYTSGSTGSPKGVVHTTGGYLVHASLTHQYVFDCKENDIYWCTADIGWITGHSYILYGPLANGCTTLMFEGVPTHPTPSRFWEICDKYSVSIFYTAPTAIRALMRLGDHAVEHCKLDSLRLLGSVGEPINPEAWEWYHRVVGKGRCPIVDTWWQTETGGILITPLPGAHALKPGSAGRPFFGVKPALVSKDGNIVEGEGKGDLVLLDSWPGQTRGIYGNQVRFEKGYFEHYAGKYFSGDEAYRDADGDYWILGRVDDVLNVSGHRLGTAEIEGALVAHPDVAESAVVAFAHDIKGQGIYAFVTLNHSAHPSHELQATLKQWVAHEISPIARPDFIQFSPMLPKTRSGKIMRRILRKIAANDYAELGDTSTLADPSILQSLIDERLKR